The sequence below is a genomic window from Sphingobacterium sp. ML3W.
CGTTTTTTTGTTAAAAAAGTGCAAATGTCTGGTCTAAATAAAAAGATGGCCGAAAATTTGCTTTATAATATTATATTCACTACATTGTGGAGTTACTAAATATATAAAATATTATAAATTATGGCTAAGTGGTTAACAATTCTACTAATTATGGTAGGCAACTTGGTTTTTGCAGATACCATTAATACACAACAAAATTCTAATTCAAGTTATATCATTCTTGCAGTTGTCGCTTTGCTGGCAATTGTCTATATCCTGTATAGGAGACAAAAGAGAAAATTTAACGATTAAACGAAAGTGGGGAGATTTAATTTCCCCATTCTCACGGGGAAAACCCAATATTTTTCAACCTGCTTGTGCTCAGTTTTTCGGTTATTAATCTAATAATCCATCATCTCGAAAACTGTAGTACGCATTGTCGGTAAAAATCACATGATCATTGACCTTAATATCCATGAGTTTAGCAGCGTCGATGATTTTTTTAGTTATTACCTTGTCTGCTTGACTAGCATGTAAGGTTCCTGAAGGATGATTATGAATCAAAATCATCGAATTTGCCTTACAATTCAAAGCATTTCTTAAGATAATCCGGACATCAACTGGTGTAAAATCATTTCCCCCTCTACCGATCAACTGTTTATCTAAAATTTTACATGCTGTATTAAGATATAATACCCAAAATTCTTCATGAGGAAGATCTTGTAATTGATATTTAAAATATTCATATACGCGCTTGCTGCTATTGAGTACAGGTCTTTCAATTTGAATAGATTCCTTTCTTCTACGTCCCAATTCAAGGGCCGCAATAATACTAATAGCTTTTGCCTCTCCTATTCCTTTAAAATTACATAAATCGATAACTTCCATTTTGGAAAGATTATCCAGATTATGTTGCGCACTGGATAAGATTCGTCTGCATAATTCCACAGCAGTTTCATCCCGAGATCCAGAACCAATTAAAATTGCCAAAAGCTCTGCATCTGACAAAACCCGACGTCCTTGTTCCAGTAATTTTTCTCGTGGGCGATCAGACTCTGCCCACTCCCGAATAACCAGTTTGCTCATATCATTAAAATAAATTGAATTTAAGGTCTATATTATGGACTAATATAAGTCTAAATATAAAAGATAATATTATTAGAATCAATTATTTAAATAAATATTAATGCTTCTTACTTAATTCGATCAAGTATTCTTTTTTTCAAATCGTTTTGAAATCTTATATTTGTAATTGAACATATTTATTTTAATAAAATGAGTAAAGCGATTATCAAAACAGAAAAAGGCGACATGACTGTACAATTCTATACAGCAGATGCTCCAAATACAGTTGCAAATTTCATCAAATTAGCGAAAGAAGGATATTACGACGGATTAACATTCCACCGTGTGCTTCCAGACTTCGTTATTCAAGGTGGATGCCCAAATTCACGTGAGGGTGCTTCTGGTATGCCAGGAACAGGTGGCCCAGGTTACAAAATTGATTGTGAATTGACTGGAGAAAACCAATACCACGACAGAGGTGTATTATCGATGGCTCATGCTGGTCGTAACACAGGTGGATCTCAATTCTTCGTTTGCCACAGCCGTACCAATACAGCACATTTAGACAGAAACCACACTTGTTTTGGTAAAGTTATCGAAAATGTTGATCTAGTAGATGAGATCCGTCAAGGTGATCGTATTTTAAGTATTGAAGTTATCGAAGATTAGTTCTCGATAAGTAAAAGTGTATTATGAATTTAAGAGCATTAGTTTCTGTAACAGGAAAACCAGGTTTGTTCAAATTAATTGGACAAAATAAAGGAGGGTTTATTTTAGAGTCTTTAGATAGCGCTAAAATAAAATCAGTAGTTAGCTTATCTACTACCAAAATGGCAACTTTAGAAGACATTACAATCTACGGAGAGGAAGAAGAAATTCGTTTATTGAATGTTTTTGAAACAATCAAAGAAAAAGGATTGACAGTAGATGCAAAAGCAGATGGTCAAGCATTACGCGACACTTTCCGTGAAATTGCACCAGGTCATGATGAATCACGTGTGTATTCATCAGACATAAAAAAGATTTTCACTTGGTACAACATCATTAAAGATTTACCATTATTTGAAGAAGAAGCTCCTGCTCCATTGGTATAATCTTATCCAAAATAAAAAAGCGCGTTCTTACTATATGGTAAGAACGCGCTTTTTTATATATAAAATCTAGCTTCTACTTACCCGCTTGGGCAATTCCTTTACAGATTTCCGAAACTAAAGCAGGACCTTCGTAAATAAATCCTGTATAAATTTGGATAAGACTTGCACCCGCATCCAACTTTTCTATAGCATCTGCAGCAGAATGAATGCCACCGACGCCAATTATTGGAAAAGAACGATTTGATTTTACAGCTAAATAGCGAATGACTTCTGTCGAACGTTTCGTCAACGGAGCACCGCTCACACCACCCATTTCTTTTACCAGATTTGCATCACTGCGTAATCCTTCTCTAGAAATAGTCGTATTTGTCGCTATAGCACCCGCAATGCCAGTTTCCTGCACAATCTCGACAATATCATCCAATTGACTATCGGTCAAATCGGGTGCAATTTTCAATAATATTGGCTTCTTACTGGTTTTACGTTCATTCAATTCTTGAAGTGTATTCAAAATATGTTTCAAAGGTTCTTTTTCCTGCAGGTCACGTAACCCTGGCGTATTAGGGGAACTTACATTAACAACGAAATAATCAACATAATCAAATAATGCATTAAAACAGTATATATAATCATCTACCGCTTGCTCATTTGGAGTTATTTTATTTTTACCAATATTTCCCCCAATCAATAGACCTTTGCGATCATCGGCAGATAAATGTTTGAGACGATTAGCGGCCACATCAGCACCTTGATTGTTAAAACCCATGCGATTGATCAATGCCTTGTCGGGCACTAAACGAAACATACGCGGTTTATCATTACCGGGTTGAGGCCTTGGTGTTACAGTACCAATTTCGATAAAACCAAAACCAAAATTAGCCATATCGGTAATATATTCAGCATTCTTATCAAATCCGGCTGCTAATCCTACTGGATTTTTAAACTTTAGACCAAACACTTCACGCGCTAAGTTCGAGTTTTCATAAGTATACAGGCTACTTAATAATTTTTGAGAACCCCAGATTTTTGAGAATACTTTTAACCCTCCTGTCACCGTATGGTGCGCAGATTCAGGATCCATTGAAAAGAAAATAGGTTTTACCAACTTGTACATGTTACAAAGGTAGCTAAAGAAGAAGAAATTTCATTACTTTTGCAATCGAAATGATATCAATAAATAACTTAACATTTGAAATAGGCTCACGCGCATTGTATGATGAGGCTAACTGGCATATTAAACCTGGCGATAAAGTCGGTCTAATTGGTGCTAACGGTACTGGTAAATCTACTTTATTGCGATTAATTGTAGGGCAATATTCACCTACTTCTGGCAGTATATCGATGGCTAAGGACTTGAAGCTTGGTTACCTTAACCAAGATTTATTATCTTATCATTCTGATAAAAGTATTTTACATGTAGCAATGGAGGCTTTTGAACGCCAAAATCAGCTGCATTCAGAAATAGAAACCTTACTCCAAAAATTAGAAACAGATTATTCTGATGATATTCTAAATAAATTAAGTGACAAGCAAATGGAATTTGAGGCCTTAGATGGCTACAGTATCGAATTTCGTGCGCATGAAATTTTAGCAGGTCTAGGTTTTTCAGAAGATGAACAGAAGCGTCCTTTAGCAACCTTCTCTGGAGGATGGCGCATGCGTGTCATGCTAGCCCGTATCTTATTGCAAACACCAGACATCTTATTACTGGATGAGCCAACCAACCACATGGATCTACCATCCATTAAATGGTTAGAAAATTATCTGCAAGGATTTGAAGGCGCCATTGTTATCGTTTCTCACGATAGATATTTCTTAGACCGTATTATTAAGAAGACGGTAGAGTCAAGAAAAGGCAAGCTTACACTCTATGCCGGTAACTACAGTTACTATTTAGAAGAAAAAGCATCGCGAAGTGAGATTCAAGCTGGTCAATTTAAAAACCAACAAGCCAAGATTAAACAAGAGGAACGTTTGATCGAACGTTTCAGAGCCAAAGCTTCAAAAGCGAAAATGGCGCAGTCACGTATCAAAGCTTTGGATAAGATGGAAAAAGTAGAAGATGTAGATGATGACAACCCAACTGTAAACTTCAGCTTTAAATTTTCGAAACCATCAGGAAGACACGTCGTAACCTTAGAAAAGGTTTCTAAGTCTTATCCAAACCTCGAAATACTAGAAGACACAGAAGGTATCATCGAAAAAGGCGATAAAATTGCTTTAATCGGTGCAAACGGGAAGGGTAAATCTACCTTATTACGTATAGTCGCTGGCGCAGATCTAGAATTCGAAGGGAAATCTGAACATGGCCATAATGTATCGCAAACGTTCTTTGCACAGCATCAGTTAGAAGCATTACATCTAGAAAATAGTATTATTGCAGAGATGCAAGCTTTTGCTCCTAAACATTCGGAAACAGAAATACGCTCCATATTAGGTTGTTTCTTATTTTCAGGTGACGATGCCTTTAAAAAGATTAAAGTCCTTTCAGGAGGAGAGAAATCACGCGTTGCCCTAGCAAAAGCATTGACAGCTGATGCTAACTTTTTGGCACTCGATGAGCCTACCAACCACTTGGATATGCAATCGGTGAATATTTTGATTCAAGCATTGCAACAATTTGAAGGTACGTTGATTGTGGTATCCCACGATCGTTACTTCTTAGATCACGTGGCAAACAAAATTTGGTATATCGAAGATAAAAAAATCAAAGAGTATCCAGGTACTTACCAAGAATTTGAAGATTGGAATTCAAAACGCATAATCAAACCAGAGGAAAAAGTGGTAGAGAAAAAAGCGGTAGCGGAAGAACCTAAAAAAGCAAAAACTGCTCCATCTGATGATAAATTCAAATTGATTAGCAAAAAAAATAAAGAACTAGCAGCGCTAGAACTAAAAGTTGCTGAAAAAGAAATTATTGTGAAAGCACTGGAAACGGATTTAGCGACGGAAGTAATCTATTCAAATGCTGTTAAACTGCAGGAATATACGCGCAATTATAATTCATCCAAAGCTGAGTTAGAACAATTACAAAAAAATTGGGAAGACTTAGCAGAAGAAATAATGGAACTAGAGGATTAATAGCAATTATTCCCTTCATAAAAAAAGTTCAGTAGAATAATCTACTGAACTTTTTTTATGAAGATATTTTTACAGCAATTGTAATGATATTCTTTTAAGATATAAAGCTTTATCTGGAAGAGCACTATATCACAGCCAGTTCACCATTATTATAAATAAGCGTATGTAATACCATCCCCACCACGATCCTGATGTTCATCTTCGAATCGAGAGACATGACTATATTTCCTTAGATAGTCTCGAATAAATTTACGAAGGATTCCATCACCCTTACCATGGATAATTTTCAACGATGGGTAACCAATCATTACTGCCCTATCCAGCACCTTTTCCAACTCGTACAGCGCATCTTCTGTTCGCATACCACGAAGGTCAATTTCTGGATTAAAATCTGCAACAGCATGTGCTGAAAGGGTCTTCGACCCAGCCTTTGCAGCTTTTTTCAAGTCTTTTCCCGCTAATTTAATGACATTTTTTCGCTTCTGAACTGTCCTCAACTCTCCCATAGCCAATATCAAATTATTCTTAGCAATCTCCAGTACAACAGCTTCGTTATCCGAATCAATGATCTTCACCCAATCTCCAACAGCAATTTGCTCGTTAAGATCCACAACCGCGACTGGCTTCTTCTCTATCTTCTTATCCTTGGGTAGCATAGTAGAAAATGAACTATCCAATTTCGCCCTTATAAGTTTAGTTTTTTCTTTGTCGGCCTGTGCC
It includes:
- the radC gene encoding RadC family protein, with translation MSKLVIREWAESDRPREKLLEQGRRVLSDAELLAILIGSGSRDETAVELCRRILSSAQHNLDNLSKMEVIDLCNFKGIGEAKAISIIAALELGRRRKESIQIERPVLNSSKRVYEYFKYQLQDLPHEEFWVLYLNTACKILDKQLIGRGGNDFTPVDVRIILRNALNCKANSMILIHNHPSGTLHASQADKVITKKIIDAAKLMDIKVNDHVIFTDNAYYSFRDDGLLD
- a CDS encoding peptidylprolyl isomerase; the encoded protein is MSKAIIKTEKGDMTVQFYTADAPNTVANFIKLAKEGYYDGLTFHRVLPDFVIQGGCPNSREGASGMPGTGGPGYKIDCELTGENQYHDRGVLSMAHAGRNTGGSQFFVCHSRTNTAHLDRNHTCFGKVIENVDLVDEIRQGDRILSIEVIED
- a CDS encoding DUF5606 domain-containing protein, yielding MNLRALVSVTGKPGLFKLIGQNKGGFILESLDSAKIKSVVSLSTTKMATLEDITIYGEEEEIRLLNVFETIKEKGLTVDAKADGQALRDTFREIAPGHDESRVYSSDIKKIFTWYNIIKDLPLFEEEAPAPLV
- a CDS encoding quinone-dependent dihydroorotate dehydrogenase; the protein is MYKLVKPIFFSMDPESAHHTVTGGLKVFSKIWGSQKLLSSLYTYENSNLAREVFGLKFKNPVGLAAGFDKNAEYITDMANFGFGFIEIGTVTPRPQPGNDKPRMFRLVPDKALINRMGFNNQGADVAANRLKHLSADDRKGLLIGGNIGKNKITPNEQAVDDYIYCFNALFDYVDYFVVNVSSPNTPGLRDLQEKEPLKHILNTLQELNERKTSKKPILLKIAPDLTDSQLDDIVEIVQETGIAGAIATNTTISREGLRSDANLVKEMGGVSGAPLTKRSTEVIRYLAVKSNRSFPIIGVGGIHSAADAIEKLDAGASLIQIYTGFIYEGPALVSEICKGIAQAGK
- a CDS encoding ABC-F family ATP-binding cassette domain-containing protein, with translation MISINNLTFEIGSRALYDEANWHIKPGDKVGLIGANGTGKSTLLRLIVGQYSPTSGSISMAKDLKLGYLNQDLLSYHSDKSILHVAMEAFERQNQLHSEIETLLQKLETDYSDDILNKLSDKQMEFEALDGYSIEFRAHEILAGLGFSEDEQKRPLATFSGGWRMRVMLARILLQTPDILLLDEPTNHMDLPSIKWLENYLQGFEGAIVIVSHDRYFLDRIIKKTVESRKGKLTLYAGNYSYYLEEKASRSEIQAGQFKNQQAKIKQEERLIERFRAKASKAKMAQSRIKALDKMEKVEDVDDDNPTVNFSFKFSKPSGRHVVTLEKVSKSYPNLEILEDTEGIIEKGDKIALIGANGKGKSTLLRIVAGADLEFEGKSEHGHNVSQTFFAQHQLEALHLENSIIAEMQAFAPKHSETEIRSILGCFLFSGDDAFKKIKVLSGGEKSRVALAKALTADANFLALDEPTNHLDMQSVNILIQALQQFEGTLIVVSHDRYFLDHVANKIWYIEDKKIKEYPGTYQEFEDWNSKRIIKPEEKVVEKKAVAEEPKKAKTAPSDDKFKLISKKNKELAALELKVAEKEIIVKALETDLATEVIYSNAVKLQEYTRNYNSSKAELEQLQKNWEDLAEEIMELED